TGTCCCGGGCAAACGGACTCCAGTGGCGCTGAGGTTCAATACCACGCACCGTGTCAAACAGACCTGACGATGTTTTTTCACTTAGCGAAAAGGGGGCAAATGCTCGTTTATTCTGGCGTAATTCCTTCAACCAAGTGCCAAACTGTTCGTTGAACGGACTGAGGTGATTTTGATAAAACGAGCCGTGCGTAAAGGCTTTGTTAACAGCAGGCTTTTTACGATTAGTCCAGGGCTGCTTGCCCAAGGTTTGGCTCAGCTTATCGCGCAAGTACAGATAAAAGTACCAGTACTGCGTAAGCGGAGTTTTGATCTGCGCCTGGGTTTCGTCACCCAGTTGAGTGAAGCTAACCAATTCTTCATCGCGCTTGATACCGAACTCCTTATAAATCGGTTGTACGGCTCGTCCGTTTTCCGACCCTAAAGCCGCATCCGGCATATTCATAAAGTCAACCACCGAAAGAGCCGCTGCTACTTCCATAAAGTGGGCATCATTGCGCTGACCGTGTTCGCCCGGGTCGTTCGGATAGTCTTTAGTACGATCATCGCCCAGATAGTAGAGCGCGTTCACCGAATTGTTACCACTCACATTGGTTTCGTAGTAGGCTAGAGCAGCTTTAGACTTAGAAATAAACGTTGCTTTATCAATTTTACTGGCCGGATCGGGAGCTACCCCGAAGTAAGGTAGCAGTGTAACCGCTCCCACCTTGGCATTACGAATCCACTCATGATTCGGCAGAGGAGGTTGAGCATTACGAATATTTTTCAGGATGGTAGGAAAGCCCGCTGCCCCGGTACCGCCAAAAATAGAACTAATGATAAAAATCCGGTCGTTCTGCGAGAAGTTGGATGCGAAGTTGACGAACTCGCCGGAGTCTTTAAACTGATTGAGCACTACGCTCCCAATATTGGGATTTCCCACGAAACCGATGTCCATTTCGGTCGCCAGATTTTTCTCTGAAAACAATAAGCTCACCAACGACTTATTTTTCTTATTCAGGCTGCCGAAGTTGATATAATCCTTGAACTGCTCGTTCTGCACGTTTTTCAGCTTAAAAGAGAACGTGCTACCAATACTCTGACTTCCGGTGAGTCTTTGCAAGGTGCTGATATTGGTTTGGAAAAACCCTTCGTGACCTGGATCACGCTTATCGCGTACTGCTTGGTAATCTTCCAGCAGATTTAGCGTCCGCTTTAAGTCCTGATTGCTCTGGTGCGGGTCGACAATGATCGGAATCACTTCGGTAGCGTTCATCTTCACGCCTGAAGCCAACAGCATGGTGAGCGATTTGATTACGCGAACGCCAGTACCACCAATACCAAAAATAAAAAGTCGTGCCATAGGTTATAAGTTGATAATTGATAGTGAACAATGGAAAGTCTATGCTAAGGTATGCCTGTGGCTAATCCTGACTATCCATTTAAATCCTATTAATCCTGGTTTAAGTTTTCTATTTCTCGAGTACTTAGCCCGGTATATTGTGCAATTTTTTCGATAGGTTCGCTCGCCTGCTTCATTGTTTTGGCTAAAGTGATCATTGCTGACTTTTTCCCTTCTTTTAATCCTTCTTCAAGCCCCTCTTTTCGGGCAGTATCCATTACATTTTTAAAGTCGCGATACGACTTTAAGCTATCCTGACTTGCCTCAATTTTATCAGCCATCGATTATTTTCTGTAATTGATCCAGCAGCAATTTATCTACTATTGAGATAGTTGTGTGATCTACAAAAGAATGTTTGAGTAGTATCGTCCTATCCTGCTCATCGCTAAATTCTCCGTCGTTATTTGTATCTTCCCGCACTGTGATTATCAGTTCTTTCTCTGGGGATAAAAACTCATGGCTTATGTACCGGAACCCTAGCATATCAACTTCGTAAAGCTCGTCATTAGCCAATGAGTAGTAAAACAACTGTGTATTATCGTCGTACGAAAGTTTACCATCCTGATTAGTATCCTTTGTCCAGCCCATTAGTATTAAGACAGCCGTACTATCGTAAGCGATAGTTTGGTACTGAAATATATTAATTCTACGGTCAAATATTGGCTTCAAACTTCCCGAAGGGTAATGGTAAACCAAAATATTATTAAAGTTACCTCCTATATTTCCCGCATAACTCTCAACTGAATGCAGGTATTGCCTTTCAGCTGCAACCTCAGGTTCTTCTAAGCTAAGTTGAGTCACTGGAATAAAGTAATACGATTTTGCTGTATCCAACCACTGAATTCCTTCTAAAGAAACTAGCTGTTTTCTAAGACCTTGTTTTGCCAACTCACTTGCTTTATCATTAGGCAATAAAGTATTGTCATCATAGTTTTCGTATCCCTAAAGCTCTTTGATGATATTATAGAGAGCATATCCGAATACAATAACTCCCATCGTGATAAATACAGCGAGGGCAATGCGATTATATTTTCGAATAAAGCTCATATTACTGAGGAATAGGAGTCGTCGAGCTATTAGTGCTCCACCAGCGAATGCCGAACGAAAACAGTAAGCAAAATGCTAGTGCCCATAGAAAATTCACCAAACTAAAGGTGTAGTACTCTGAGCTGTAAGGATCTTCTTCGTAAAGTACGCTGATTTCGTTATAGCTGATGAAGTAGGCTACCGCAAAGTTAATTGCTCCAATAATTAACACGTAGATCAGCCAGTGAAACCAGCGGTTGAAACGGGGGTGATTGATGATGTAGTAATAGATTGCTACTAACCCTAGTGCCGTTAGTAGCAGCGTCCAACCGATGGGAATATACAACTGCTCATTGTACACGTCGTCGGAAAAATTTTCGAGATAAAAGGCTCCCCAGCCTTCGTAAAGAGGAGCAAAAAAATCGTTCATACACCTGATTATTATTGATTAGAAGTTAGGTATTAGTCTTTAGATACGCTACGCAAGGTTTAAATAATTAACGATACTGAAGCATATAACACTAGTTCTTTATCGTCAGTACAGGCCAGTCTACTGCGGGATGTCTACAGCGTATTGTATCTTTTCAAGTTATTCATTATATTCATAGAATAACCTTGAAAACCCTAAACATGCGAGTTAAATTGTCACTTCCCGTTTCTACTCTATTAGCAACTGCCGTTTTCGTCTTCAGCTTAATAATCATGCTCGGATTATCGTTATCCATTGATCATAGTAAATTTGCAATAAGCCTCGGTGTTCCCACCCTCGGGATATATCTAGTTATATCACTTATAGCCGCCATTCTTGCTTTCAAATTCTCGCAAAGAAAATAGTCAAAGTTTTACTCTCATTTCTCTAGGCCGAACAGGGCCAAAATTTTTACAGACTGGTCTACATCAGCTGAATAATAACCCCCACTGTTCCAATCATCAGACACAAGGGAGAGTAGAACTGAGTATCCCGCTTTCCGAATTCGGTTTGTCTGATTTTTTTAAATAGACCCACGTACTTAAAATCCCCAATAGCCCGCACGATAAAGATCGCTGGGATAAGCCAACCTCCGTATTTAAGTATCCATTCGGGAATACCCACCTCAACCATCTCCGTTCGGAGCAAGTAGAATAATGAAAAGACGGTTAATCCCAAGCCAATAACGATACAATCAACTGCTCTCGGATTTAGTACTTTCTCTCCGTGCTCATTGGTAGGCAATATGCTACTAAAACCCCATTGGTTACCCAACGCCCAGCTAAAATGCAAGAAGGCAAGAGCCGCGAAAATGAGACACAAGATTACCGACAGTATGTTCATATTATACCGAGGCTAATTGAAATATTTTTCCTATTTGGTTTTGGGACTTTAATTAGATCAACTCCCAATCCCTAAAACCCAAAACCTACTTTTTAACTGAAACCTCAACCGTAAAATAAGCCTTCTGATTGTCAAATACCTGCTCATAAGCCTCTTCTATCCCTTCTACCAGGTATTGTAATCCGAAAGTTTGGGTTTGCTGGGTTCTGCTTCGCTGAATACCGGTGTCATCCGTAGAACTAGTATTTAAAACCCAAGCGGGCGTTTGTTTTACTAAAGAGATCGTTAGATCGGGATAATTGGTTTGCTCGGTGCTGACGACCAATACGTGGCTGGCTTTTCCTTCTATCAAAGACTGATCACGAGGATGAATCCGGGCTACTTCACTGATGCTGACGATAGAGTCTAGCTGATAGCCTTCTACCAAGTAATTGCTAAGGCTTGTTACGTAACTTTCCTCAGCCGGAATGGAGGCTAAGTCTATAGCTACGGCGAAGCTTAGTTTCTTGCTATCACCTCTTCGTCCCATTTCTACTTTCTCGATACCTCGCACGTAGTCGGCTGAGGAATAATCCCGGTCGGTACGGAACGAGGCCGTTGTTATCGTATTACTGAGGACGGTATAAAAGGGCGCATTCCCTTCCCGACTGGTCGATAAAAAATAACTAGTTTGATAACCATCTAATGCCGAAAACCGGACTTTACGCTGGAGCGACTGAAGGGCTTCTTCCGGCCCCATCAGCCAGATATAGTAGGGGCGAATAGTATTGCTGAGTGAAATCGGGCGGTCATTTTTATCGTAGTAGCTCCCGCTAAATTCAGACTGCAATTTGATAATTAAGGTACCGAATGGCGATTGTCCCAGTTGCTGCCGAAAGGTGTTGTACAGACTAATTTTTTGATTGTTGAGTAAATCTTCAGTATTACCACCTTTTACCGAAAAAATAAAGTCCGATACCAGCACACTCACTTCACCTTGACTCGCCTGATTAGCCACTTTTTGCAAAATCTCATTGAGATCGCTATTGCCCCGATTGCCCCCTCGTTGCTGAAACTCCTGAGGTTCCAGATCACTAATAAATTGGGAAACATCTTGCTGATAAGGAATCGATTGGGAGTTGATGTAGTACAGTTGCAGCGTATCGGCCCAATAGCCTACATCCACTAGCATCCGGTAGATAGCATCCTCAAACTGAGTATTCCCCCGCACGTAGCCATCCATGCTCCCCGAATTTTCCAGATAAACCGAAGCAGCATACGTACTTTTAGGTGCCTCTTCTACAGCAGCTTTTTGAGCCGGAGCCGATTCTTTTTTCTGGGGTTGAGAGGTGCCTTGTCGTTCTCGGTCGTAGGAGCAGGAAGTAATACCAACTGCTAATATCAATGTAAGCCAGTAGGTCAAATGGGGCTTAAAGGTATTTCGGATAGCTCTGTAAATCACATTCTGGCACAAACTAACCTCGCCCAGCAATTGTAGGAACCTGCTTAACTTATTTTTTTTCTCAGAAAAGTGTGATGGAATAGCGGTATTCAATCGTAGATTAGGTATAAGTGATGAACGACTGCTCTACGGAAAAATTACGTACCAAAGCCGATTTTGTTCCCTCGGTAACCGTAGCTCTCTACTTGCTCGGCTGATTCTTCTACTTTTTCTTTCATCTCTTTTTTGTAGGCATCCAGCTTTTTGGCAATTGCTTTATCAGTGGCTCCCAGAATTTGGGCGGCTAGAATCCCCGCGTTTTTGGCTCCGTCTAGCGCAACCGTCGCTACGGGCACTCCACCCGGCATCTGCAAAATGGAAAGCACCGAGTCCCAACCGTCAATGGAGTTGCTAGATTTGATGGGTACTCCAATCACGGGAAGCGTGGTTAGCGATGCCACCATGCCAGGTAGATGGGCTGCTCCACCGGCTCCCGCTATAATCACTTTAATACCTCGCTTACGGGCACCTTCGGCGTACTGAACCATTCGGTGGGGTGTACGGTGAGCCGAGACGATACTTACTTCGTGAGGGATTTCTTGGTCTTCCAGAAATTTGATGGCTTCTTGCATTACGGGCAGGTCAGATTTGCTGCCCATAATGATACCAATTTGGGGTTTGCTCATGCTCTTACTTTTAAATGTTCTTTAACAAATTGCGTTTTCTCTTTCAATTGATCTAGATTCTGATCTAAAATGGTGACGTGTCCCATCTTTCGGAAGGGTTTGGTCAGTTTTTTTCCGTACAGATGCACATTGATACCTTCTACTGCCAACACTTTATCCAAACCCTGATACTGGGCTTCTCCGGTGTAGCCATCTTCGCCCAACAAATTCACCATAGCAGCTGGAATAAGCGTATCAGTAGATCCCAGAGGTAAATCTAAGATAGATCGCAAGTGCTGAGCGTACTGAGAGATAGCATTGCCTTCAATAGTATGGTGACCACTGTTGTGCGGGCGAGGCGCCACTTCATTCACCAGAATTTCCCCATCTCGGGTCAGGAATAATTCTACTGCTAACAGTCCGGTCATATTCAGTTTTTCAATAACCTGCTTCGCCAAATCGGTGGCTTTCTGAGCAATCTCAGAGCTAATATTAGCCGGGGCAAAAAGATATTCTACCAGATTATGCTCAGGATGAAACACCATCTCGGTTACCGGAAACGCTTTGATCTCGCCCGATGAATTAC
This region of Tunicatimonas pelagia genomic DNA includes:
- a CDS encoding DUF3995 domain-containing protein, whose protein sequence is MNILSVILCLIFAALAFLHFSWALGNQWGFSSILPTNEHGEKVLNPRAVDCIVIGLGLTVFSLFYLLRTEMVEVGIPEWILKYGGWLIPAIFIVRAIGDFKYVGLFKKIRQTEFGKRDTQFYSPLCLMIGTVGVIIQLM
- the purE gene encoding 5-(carboxyamino)imidazole ribonucleotide mutase yields the protein MSKPQIGIIMGSKSDLPVMQEAIKFLEDQEIPHEVSIVSAHRTPHRMVQYAEGARKRGIKVIIAGAGGAAHLPGMVASLTTLPVIGVPIKSSNSIDGWDSVLSILQMPGGVPVATVALDGAKNAGILAAQILGATDKAIAKKLDAYKKEMKEKVEESAEQVESYGYRGNKIGFGT
- the purK gene encoding 5-(carboxyamino)imidazole ribonucleotide synthase, with the protein product MSTIYKNLTLGVVGGGQLGRMLIQAAIDLNIDVHVLDPDANAPCRDIATQFTQGSLTDADTVYKFAQNCDVVTIEIENVSTEALRKLQEEGKKVYPEPNVIALIQDKREQKQFYQQHGIPTAPFVLTEQQADLEKYQDMLPAVQKLGRAGYDGRGVQKIQSPEDISKGFDQPGLLEKLINFEKELAVIVARNSSGEIKAFPVTEMVFHPEHNLVEYLFAPANISSEIAQKATDLAKQVIEKLNMTGLLAVELFLTRDGEILVNEVAPRPHNSGHHTIEGNAISQYAQHLRSILDLPLGSTDTLIPAAMVNLLGEDGYTGEAQYQGLDKVLAVEGINVHLYGKKLTKPFRKMGHVTILDQNLDQLKEKTQFVKEHLKVRA